From the Geothermobacter hydrogeniphilus genome, the window TCCCGGTCAGAGGGACGGTCGCCGGCGGCTGTGCCTGTTCGTCGCTGCAACGCAACAGGCCGTCAACCAGGTAGCCGGCGACCAGGCAGGCCCTGGGCAGGGCCTGCTGCAGGCTTTTCTCCGGCTGCGGGTGGTCGCTGCCGTTGGCCAGGGTGAGAACTCCGAACAGCCCTGCCGGACCATGCACCGGAATCGTCAGTCCGGCAACCAGGCCATGGGTTCCGGCATCAGCAATGAAGTCCCTCCCCTCGTCTTCCAGTGATTGCGGCAGGTCGTCCCAGAAGAGCGGCAGGTGGGATTGCAGGGCATGCTTCAGGGTCGGATCCCTTTGAAAACGTTCCGGTCGGCAGAGCAGAGACCACCAGTCATCGGGGAGCCCGGAAAGGGCCGAGAGACCGGCTTCGGCCGGATTGGTGAGCTGGCCGCCGAGGACCAGGAAATGGTCAATCTTCAACTGCCGGCAGATGCTGCAGCAAA encodes:
- a CDS encoding LuxR family transcriptional regulator, which encodes MKHSWWHRCLSHIRQAPDLAGLHTLCCSICRQLKIDHFLVLGGQLTNPAEAGLSALSGLPDDWWSLLCRPERFQRDPTLKHALQSHLPLFWDDLPQSLEDEGRDFIADAGTHGLVAGLTIPVHGPAGLFGVLTLANGSDHPQPEKSLQQALPRACLVAGYLVDGLLRCSDEQAQPPATVPLTGREKDCLLWTAKGKTSWEISSILHIGERTVIYHLNNVLRKLGAANRQQAVARACALGLLTPEFSLDRAVSAPVDTGER